GATAGCTGTCATGCATCTGCTCTTTTCCTGACTTGTGCTCGTTGTTTGCTGTGCGTGTTGTGACATTGAAATCCATAcatgcataattatgataactATTGTTTAAAGTTGATATAAGCCTTTATCATTTTTGCAGTCGCTTGTTCAGCTGGGTCCTTCTCAAATAATGGACTGAAGCCTTGTATTTTATGTGACAGACGTTCTTATCAGCCACACAAAGAAAGCCGCAGCTGTCTTTTTTGTCCTGGTACCACTGAAACACAGAAAAATGGATCGAGGAGTCGTCAGGACTGCGTGGGTGAGTTGAAAATCAAGAGTCATAGCTTTCTGGCTCCCATTCATAATTAATTCGTGTGGAGACCATTACAGCGTTATTTCTTCGTCATTCTTACAGGAACATATGTAAATATCAAATCTATTGTAATGGAAAGATAATTGATTTGTCTTGGACCTCACTCTATGGACCttgaacatttattttaatttgaggAGGAACTTTTAGCCAGAGCTTTATAAAAAATATGTAGTTGGTACTCTAATAAGTGGCACAGTCATCCAGAGCTCGTGAATCACGTTTTTCTTGTAAACGCATAATGCAACCTTGCAAAATTTGATGGCATTGAATTATAACATGGCTTTTATTGTGAAAGAAGAGCATTTGTCTTTGTGtatgcgtgtttcatttttccACAGAGATAAACGAGTGTGATTCAAGTCCTTGCATAAACAACTCGACATGTAAAGGGCTGGTCGCTGAATACTTATGTTTATGTCCTCTTGGATTAGCCGGTAAGAATTGCGAAATAAACATTGACGATTGCCAATATGAACCATGCCTCAACAATGGAACCTGTCATGATCTTTTAAATGGATTCAGCTGCTCATGTCCACAAGGATTTGAGGGAGCCAACTGCGAATACGATATCGATGAATGTAAGTTATCACAATGCGTTCATGactcaaaatgtaacaatatACCAGGCAGCTTTACCTGCATCTGCGAGACGGGTTTTACCGGAGTGCTATGCGACGTAGAGATTAATGAATGTGACACATCGCCGTGCCTAAATGATGCAACGTGCCTAAAGAAATCAAGAGGATATGAATGTATTTGTCCAAGAGGATTTCATGGCATTAACTGCGAGGACAAACTTGAGGCATGTGCGTCTCTTCCGTGCCAGAATGGGGGAAAGTGTATTGATGGTACCAACAGCTATCAGTGCAACTGCTCAGACGGGTTTAAAGGACTTCAATGCGAGATAAACATCGATGACTGTGCGGAGAGTCCTTGTATGAACAACTCCACATGCATAGATGGTGTTAACGAATTTTATTGTCGTTGCGATAACGGTTTGACCGGTAAAACATGTGAACTTAAAATAAATGACTGTCTCCTGGAGGTATGTAAGAATGACGGGATTTGCATCGCCACAGACGATGGTTTCAGATGTCAGTGTAGAGCTGGATTTGATGGATTAAACTGTGAAAACAACCTAGACGATTGCGCGTCCAACCCTTGCTCCAACAATGCCATCTGTCACGATGAAGTCAATAACTTTACGTGCCGTTGCCCTCCAGGTTACACTGGAAAAGACTGCAACATTGATATGGACGAATGTCAAGGGAAGCCTTGTCTCAACAATGGGACATGTTCTGATTACATAAACTCTTTTAGTTGCCAGTGTAAGGATGGTTTTGAGGGTTCTCTTTGCGAAATCGATGTAGATGACTGCAAAAACTCACCTTGTCTAAACAAAGGCATATGCACTGATCGTGTGAATGACTACACTTGCGAGTGCCCCTTTGGATTCACTGGCATCAACTGCGAAATCGAGCTGGATGAATGCAGTTCAAACCCATGTCTTCACGAAGGAACTTGTTTGGACCTTTTAGGACGATATGAGTGTGCCTGCATTGACGGTTATACTGGTGGGGATTGTGCTTATGATAGAGATGACTGTCTGAGTTCTCCATGTTTCAACAATGGGACATGCATTGACAAATTAAATGGTTACCTTTGCGAATGTCCTGATGGTTTTGTGGGATCACGATGtgaaaaagatgttattgattGCTTTGAAGACGTATGCCTGAACGGGGGCATCTGTAGAGACGGAATAAACACTTACAGCTGTGACTGTCCTTCTGGATTTTTTGGACAACATTGCGAATTCGAAATAGACGAATGCGACTCCTTCCCTTGTCTGTTTGGAGGATCTTGCTATGACAAAGTAAGAAGTTTGTAATGTAACGTATGAAAATTCATGATTACAACTTCGATAGCTAACGACGGAAGTTTTACTAACATTTGGAGCTAGTCAGGGAGATATTGAAACGTTACCTAAAATTTGTCACCAATTATTTAGCTCTCGGGTCATTGCTGGGACAATTTGCTTTGATTACGGACCCCAAGTACACAGGGAGAGGCTGCTGTCGATGTGTTCAAATTTAAATACCTGAGAAGGCAAGAGCTATAGCACCATTGTCCTTACATAACTAACAAATGCCCTCGACAAAAGCACCTAACGCTTTCTACCCTGTAATCAGAACAACCAGGAAACCAATAAATTTACGAACCAATTGCGCTTTTTAATATCTATATCATGATTTCCGCTCATGAGCATGTATATAGACTCTGGGATAGCCTTTACGGAGTAGTGGCGCCTTTACGTTTGTTACGTATCACTCACAGATCACATAACAAAATAGTCCAGGAATCTGTAACATGCTCAGTTTGTTTAACTTGCTTAACATCCTAGGTAAATGGTTATGTGTGCATCTGTCTCAATGGCTTTACTGGCATAAATTGCGAAGAAAATATCGACGACTGCAAGCTAAGTCCATGTCTTAACAACGGAACATGCATAGACGAAGTTGCAAACTACTCGTGTTATTGTCCAGAGGGCTTTGCCGGTCGGAATTGCGAAATTCTCATTGATTTCTGTGAAGAAGCAATCTGCACAAACGATGGAACCTGCATCAATTCACCCAAAGGTTTTGAATGCGAGTGTAGAAAAGGTTATTATGGAGAAAGATGCGAACTAGTCGTGGATGAATGTTGGACCCAACCTTGCTCAAATGATGCAACCTGTGTTAGCAATGGGAGAAATTTTACCTGTCTTTGCCCAGGTGGATTTACGGGGAAAATCTGCGAAGTTGACATAGACGAATGTGCCAGTAGTCCTTGCAAGAATGCTGCAATTTGTACCGATGTCATCGATGGGTTCACTTGCATTTGTAAAGAGGGCTACAATGGAACTTTGTGTGAAAATGACATTGACGAATGCAAGCTTAACCCTTGTTTAAACAATGGTACATGTCATAACCTGACACCAGGTTACAAGTGCAACTGTGGTGAATTAATTGGAGGGAAAAACTGCGACAAGGAATTGGATTTGTGTGAATCAAGTCCTTGCCGAAATGGAGGAAACTGCTCCATTGATCACTCCAACAGAACATTCAAATGCGTTTGTCGACCTGGTTTTACTGGAAGGCAGTGTGAACACGACATCGATGACTGCCGAGGAGTGTcctgttttaaaaattcatactgCATTGACTTGGTAAACAACTACACCTGCGAGTGTCTTCCATCCTATACAGGGGACCATTGCGACATCCGTAAGTATCATTACTTGTACTGGAATCATGCTCCATGAGCTGTTGCCTTTGTTCATTGTGTAAACCTTACAAATGTATTATTTAAGTTACATAGTTATCATTCTAAAGCTATTAATAATGATGACTAAACTAAAGGAACAAGAAAGCTTTGctaaaaactttattttcaattccATGGACTAAACGATGTATGAGATTGTGTTCTTGGTTTGTTCAAAACATAACTTCCTGAATTACCGCATGACGTGGTGATCCACTAAATGATTGACTGAAAGACAAACCGAAGGAAGTACGCACCgcttgaataaaaaatgattggCTGGTTGTATAAGATTTTGATTGATTAAGTTATCAATGAATTATCATGAGATTGATCGATCAGTCATTGAATTGATGGCAAGTTTTCGTGAGGTTTTTGTTTCTACTGCTTTCCGCATACCTACTACGCTAAATAAAGGTTTTCCACGCTCTTGATCAAAATGGCCACTTTTCGTTTCTAACCGGAGCTTGCTCATGAGGCAAAGCGTTACTTTCTGTTAAACGAGTTAGGTGATCCCTCCTTTTTTGATGGTGTCAATCGATCGTTTTAGTCACGCGGAATGCATATCATGAGAACAATAGCAAAGTGCTTTAAATGGTAGAAATGTTATCATTGAAATAAACGACTCGTAAATCCGTATTTCAAGGCAAGTATTGAGGTGGATGTCCAAGGACTAACATCATTTTACGATCGAGCACAATGGAAACACTGAGAAGCTCAGCAATTTTCAGggtcgtttgtttgttttcaggatgttcatttttcaaacatttttcttgtaactCAGCGAAGGACATTTGTAGTCCCATAATTTCATCTTTGTAAAGTCCTATAGATGCCTATTAATAGTGCCAAGTTTGGAAAACTGGATAGTGAGTTGTTTAGAAAGGAATCATTTCGGTTAGCTGATCAGTAGATTGATTATCATCATTtgtctatttattcatttttatttcctttttttgcactAGTTCTTCGCAGTAACTTCGATCTAATCTTCAAAAGGAAAACTCCAAACGACATGGTTCTTCTTCCGGATAACAACAGAATCCCCAACATGGCTCGTTTTACCATTGCCATGTTCCTAAAGGCGGATTCAAAAGTCAAGTCAGGAACTCTGTTTGGCTATAGCGTGGAGGAAGACACCAAAGAAAAAATAGTGTTGTATTACTCTGCCTCTCAATTGCACatgaaagtgaaagaaaaaataattagcgCAGACTGCGCCCTGGCAGATGATCAATGGCATTTCGTAGGAGGCGTCTGGAATGGAGAAACAGGAGTTGCTTCGCTATATTTGGATGGAcgagagttaaaaaaacaatacaatatTCTTAAAGGAATACTCATGCCAGGTGGTGGGTGGATGTCCCTtggaaaattttactttgccTCGCAAAAAAGAGCTGATACATCTTCGTTCTTTTCTGGAACCCTCCATCAAGTGAACCTATGGAGCACTGCTGCTACAGCTGACCACATGTGGTTAGCGGCTCAGAACTGCTCTTGGCCCATTCCTGGAAGTACAAGAGGTTGGactgattttctttttggaatCAAAGGAGCAGTGGAGAAGAAATTCAAGTCTGATTGCAAAGGTATTCAGTAACTTTTAACTCTTAATTTATCTCGTACCTAtcgaattttgaattttgctaGCAGTTCTCTTTCGGGAgccaaaaaccaaaaaaacaaaacaaatatgaaaaacaaacaagaaacattTAAATAATATGCGTGCTAAGCTTGCGATTGTAATGAGCCGATCTGACTGCAGATGGTTAAAATTCAGGCTAGACAGGGAGACCCTCTCTCGCCCTATTTAGTTATTTTAGCCTTGGAAAGCCTCCTTACCGCTATCAAACAGACTCGAGATATAAAAGGTATAGtagtagaaaacaaagaaatcaaatgtATCACTTTCGCCGATGACTTAACAAACTTTTTACGCGATAAGGAATCTTATTACTCTCTTAGTTCCTTATTGAACACATATGGTAAATGTTCAGGGCTTAAACTAAATAAGGACAAAAAAGAAGCCTACTGGTTAGGAAGTTCCTATCGAAATCACGAAGCTCTCGATATTAATAAGGTGAATGAGCCAATTAAAATACTAGGTATATTTTTCACTTATGATCAGCGTAAAAGCAGAGAGCTTAACTTTGACCTTACTTTAAAGTCAATAAGGAAGTCCTTAAGTTGCTGGCAATGGAGAAACTTAACATTAATTGGTAAAATTCAATTAGTCAAAACATTTGCTATGCCTAAGTTTATGTATCGGGCCTCCTTTATCTCTTTTGATAAGGATATAATTAAAAGCATAAATTCTGTGATATTCAATTTCGTGTGGAGACGCAAAGACAAAGTCAAAAGACTAGCCTTAATTAGTGAATACGAAGACGGTGGCCTCAAAATGCCTCACCCTGAATCTTtaattaaaactcaaagaaTTGTGTGTCTTGCAAGGTATTTAGATGATAATAGTAGTCCGTGGAAAGTTTTCTTGTCTCATTATCTTAAGAATGTAGGAACCAGTTTTCTGCTTCAGTGCAATTTCAATCCATCGCGCCTACCCTGTAAACTACCTTCTTTTTATAAAGAATGTCTTGAAATTTTGTCTGACTTTAATGGCAATCACGATATAATAGCTACAAAACAGGACTTTTTAAATGTGACTATCTGGAACAACCAGAACCTCTTGATTAACAAGAAATCAATATACaacaagagaataaaagaagcaGGTTTTGTGAAACTTGGAGATATTCTCTCAAAtgactcaaaattaaaaaggtggGACgcttttagagagaaaaatctcTCCTTGTCAGATTACTTACTCCTACAAGGCAttttttccgccattccacctAACTGGAAACAGCTCCTTAACGTTGGAGAGAATAATAACAACCGAATTGACAAAACTGTTTCAGACGATGTTCAAGATATAACTAGAATGACTTCAAAATCAATCTATTCCACCCTGGTCAAACGAATCCAGATTTCTCCGACTGCCCAATCTAAGTTTAATTCCGTATATAATATTTCAGGTAATATagactggaaaaatatttatctattgcCGGGTCGAGTCACTCTTGACACCAGAACGAGAGCCTTTCAATACAAAATCTTAAATCGTATTCTCTACACCAATAAAATcctatataaaatgaatttggtTCCTTCTCCGATGTGTACCTTTTGTGGAGATCACGAAGAAACTCTTGAGCATCTTCTAATCAGCTGTACCTACACTAAAAACTTTTGGCTTTCGGTTATTTCTTGGTTAAATACTtacaatatgaaaattgataagcTTGATGAGGTAACAATCCTCCTTATTTCCGATAATAACCCTGGGAATTGTTTGTTAAATCACATAATCATTCTTGGAAAACATACCATTTATTCATGTCGTTGTAAAAATATCAAGCCGTCTGTATCCTTACTGAAGGCTAAAACATCTGAAACtcggaaatttgaatttatgattgcaaaaaagaataataaagaatctattcattataaaaaatgggaaaacatgTTATTGTAACTCAATAGATGAGTATCGGGTATTAACAGTTATAGACGCAGTTGTATATACAGTCGTtctaccaaaaaaggaatttgatgtagaagtatttgtacaaattaagcttatattattatataaccacaacataaattaaatctagccgactgtgaatgtaatgtaatgtaGTATTTCGTAATTAGTGTTAGTGAGTAGCGTAAGCGTTAGTGTAAttaactttgtatttgtttgtattactctagtatttgtgctttaagtgaaaataaaaaaaaatgttaaaaaaaaaaaataaataaaataaaaaaaaataaaattcaggcTATATGTATGTATGACTATATACAGCATACTATTAAAACCATctgatgttcaaaagctttgtTCCTGTCGTTTTTACAGCCATAAAGACAACAACCAGAGGAACTTCGTATCACTTTGCAAGATGTGAATCTCGGAACGCCCGTTATTATTGCATTTGCGAAGCAGGATTTACTGGTGATCATTGCAAAATCAATATTGATGACTGTGCGACAAATCCTTGCGTTCATGGGAGGTGTATTGATGGCGTTAACCAGTATGACTGCGTTTGTCAACATGGACATTGGGGCAAGCATTGCGAGCGGAAATTAAGCATAGAGAAAGGTGAGATACTGCTCTAATAATAGGAAGTGAAGTCATGGTTTGCAGGATTAAATAAGctctttgtttgaaaatatcttACCAAATATGAATTATTCTCTTTGAAAATAGGGCTTTTTCAGAAAGAATAAAGGTCCACTACTCAATTCTATTGCTTTCCTGAGATGATGCCTTGAAAATCACTTACAAAATCCAAACAGGCTGGTTTTCCACTTTGCCGTCGTTTTGGCTTCTCTTAGATGAGGAGATACTCATACGCTTTTTTATTACAGCATGTCCGAGGATTGGAAGCCCATTTAAAGGCAGTAAAATATGCAAAAAGGCCGGTGGCGAGGCTCTGTGCACGTTGGAGTGCGACGAGGGAAATTCCTTCGACTTAAAAGCGACAACTAGGTTGACCTGTGGTCCTGATACCAAGTGGAAATGGAACGGGAAAAGCAAACTAAAGTTGCCTTTGTGCTCTAGTAAGCTgcaaattgttttggtttgttgttttCTGTATTTTAGTTTGTTATTGCTGTCATTTGTTCTGCTGGTTTGTTAATTTGTGAGTTACATTGCTTTCTCCGGTGTTCTTAGCATTGTATGCTAATAGTACAGCCTAatcattttcaatctttttttaaagttactcCCGCCTACTTCTCCACATATAAAAACAATTATGTGAAAAGGCTATCCGGTCACAGCAAAACGTTGATGAACATGTAGAGTGCCTGAATTGTATCGTTATTTTTGATTTGTGAATAACGGAAgtagaagaaaaataatattatcaTTAAACAAACACAACCAGTCGAACAGTCTAGTAATAATGCAATGAGTCGATAACGAgaggaaagttaaaaataaaccagTAGCAACTCGTACCATTTAATCCTTATACCTAACcctattatgttaattttttttctcttttgcagcAATCATTTCGCCAGGAAAAATATCACATCGATTCTCCGTTCTTTTCTATGGTATCGTTTGCCATAGAAGCCCATATCCACGGGGAGTAATTAGAGCGATTCAACTTGTAGTAAGAAAATCGCTGTCTAGTATCCCAGGATGCTCCTTTGCCGATGAATGCAAAACCTATGCCGTCTCTTCCTCTGCTTGTGGTGATGTTATCAATGCATTGAAAGTTCAGTTTTCGGTTTCAATCCAAAAAAGTCGGTCGACTCTGGTTGCAACCGTTGAGGAAACAAGCGAAGCCGCCAAATTTCAGTTGGAATACGACGTATCAACAGGGAATTTTTCGATTGAAATTTATGGTTTAAGTATTACTGCAGACAAGTCGTCATTAAAGCATCTCTCTACCACATTTACGTGCTTACCTGGATCCGTAGTGGGCAAAGACACCGAAAGCTGTGGTAAGTCATAAAATGATATATTGCAACCAAAATGTTCAACATCACCATCATCGGTAGTTCCTGCCACGATTAAAGTATGAACGAAAATAGCCAAAAGGCATTGTAAAATGTTCGTACCATCCCAAAACTAATTTTCCAATGAACGTTCTTCTAATCTATTGTAAGCCCCGCTGTTGACAATCAATTAATACCAAATGAGTCTTTGGTAAGGCTTGGaaaaataattatagtaataaaaAGACAATCAAAGAATAAACAATCAACGAAAAAATCAAACAGGAAATCATAGAGAGTGACCATATTCGTATGGCTGACCTTAGAGATTGTGGCTTTTGGACTGTCAGGCTTACAATTATTTAGTACTTTTGCGCTTTCTTTCGACAGTGAAATGTCCTGTAGGAACGTTCCATAACCAGAAAACTCACGAGTGTGAACCCTGTGGCTTAAACTCTTATCAAGACAAAGAAGGACAAACCAGCTGCTTGCTTTATCCtggttttggaaaaaaataacttgatcAACTCAACAGAGTTAACACGCCAGTTTTCCTAGCTGGCACGCTTGTTTAACTGGTTTTTGTGTTACAGCTTACATGAATTTATTAGAAATGGTTCGTCTTGAGTGctttaattcatatttttctgaTTGTTATTTGCGATTCAATCAATATACACACTCTTCACATGATTGGCGGGGCCACCACGAGTGAACTGTATGTCAttgccattatttttttacttatatACAACAGCTGTCAGAAAATTGCTTATTGCATCCTTCAACCTGAAGTACAATGTCTAATGGTGCACTGACCTATAACAGCCAAACCTTCATAAAAGTTCCCTCCCTTTAACGAGCTTGTCCCCACGGAACGCGGAAATTTGTCGCATTTACCCTCATCATGATCTATCCATGAGAGCTAGTTCTCCCCAAAGGTGACTAAATCGCCCAGTAAACGCCTTTTCTACAACTTCCAGTTAGCCACTTATTGCTAATGAAATGATGTAgcattctttttgttttcctgaattttttttttttaaaattcaaatttttaccCTTCCAAAATACAGTCGCTATATCACACTTTTACATCTTCAAAACGCCAAACGGCCTACAACAGCCACCTTCCTCTGTCGTGGAGGTAGTCgttaaaagaaaaggttggacGGTTGGACTTCTCATACTTTGGAGTGATTTTC
This region of Pocillopora verrucosa isolate sample1 chromosome 3, ASM3666991v2, whole genome shotgun sequence genomic DNA includes:
- the LOC131786794 gene encoding uncharacterized protein isoform X2; translated protein: MTCETGYELLGEARSQCVMSGSRVRWSNKIPECKAKSCPKLAIKNGAFKSDRCRVSPTHGQECDITCKNGYTYKGKPSSSTCNDGSWTNRFIVCQDTKPPQFDVSCPVHVTVVARGGKNSASVRWGRITARDNSGNVKVTPKNIKQPQIMVEGRHTIPYMAEDAEKNRQFCDVNINVIVLRCPPLYPPLNGKLVNPKCGNLYESKCYVMCDQGFTLKGEKVRKCERNGNNMYWTGNPKCEVNTCLSFPAPANATLAGYGCDGRVANYSTTCLVSCNIGFTALQGSSRRKCLANGNWSGSQLSCSAVSCPKLSINLGALTVEPNNCTNGNVSYATVCRFTCKEGYQLVGPGLKTCTQSGTMHPVQNPSCKDVAPPKFLSCPRMIEATAAKEELTAKVEWARPNVIDNSGIPPNITMKGKKSGYFFNEGEHSVIYTAADNMGNFASCFVRIFVSVIRCWPKVFAPPGGKMICSNSNIYGSKCVFSCHHGYRLEGSLYRVCEKNGTKGYWTGNETKCKLAKCPHIELPPKTLQSGCGGGKVQNIFGDKCFLYCRRGFYKESGSSERICQANGTWSGEPMHCREVKCPPLHPPAHGYVEPNDCTFSPKYGASCYFSCKKGFRPIGTLLRFCLSNGIWSSNSSIVCKDIESPSFGSTCPTGILATAHKGKNYTEPSWPPVVATDNSGIKPFVTTVGIRAKYYEGKHLIVYNATDSAENRKLCRFYLSVDVTRCRRLLSPLNGFFFGPCDNIYGSKCTMGCDNGYSLDGPSSTTCVAKPGHLTGRWDQDFPVCRVRRCTKLDVPQFGIVYPFMCKISPVSGTDCYFECKHGYKLEGGVEQVHCGLDGKWDVGDDPSFKCKDITRPVFESCPLDIAIGLEEGGRADANWTIPVVSDNSRTDPKVTVSPKGIHPPYSFHQTTKVIYTAVDSSGNVAKCSFKITVEDNEGPEVVYCPPDQEIKAAGWVTTVKWKQPKFKDNSNEPLIISCSHNGSADFYWGTWNVHCTAYDKNPSNKPAICKFTLNVKPLECPKKKPPKNGAMACDNWVFGHFCSPFCNDQWDFLEDFRESTWFCTGSGMWWPRRHWPDCSKAAQPNKARRKGELHYYTGDCTNPETRSQIKEQFIKILNSTVQINRVCREKAFRDKCKAENVKVTCSLVDIKASRNKREAAVDDMSLRRVPRAVSVAKITFEIAVYLGDVVTDDTKESKIKLGDTGVQITQNISSQIVEVLDKGNIPITLHGKKFLPDKKSLNFSEPEKQCSEGQTFRNGFCLNCTSGTYLDKGTGRCNDCPVGTYQEKDAQIGCVQCPNGTSTTESRTDNSSSCLALCRAGTFSPTGLEPCMKCEKGFYQEEDGQTVCKRCIEGRTTSSEGSNSSAECGVACSAGSFSNNGLKPCILCDRRSYQPHKESRSCLFCPGTTETQKNGSRSRQDCVEINECDSSPCINNSTCKGLVAEYLCLCPLGLAGKNCEINIDDCQYEPCLNNGTCHDLLNGFSCSCPQGFEGANCEYDIDECKLSQCVHDSKCNNIPGSFTCICETGFTGVLCDVEINECDTSPCLNDATCLKKSRGYECICPRGFHGINCEDKLEACASLPCQNGGKCIDGTNSYQCNCSDGFKGLQCEINIDDCAESPCMNNSTCIDGVNEFYCRCDNGLTGKTCELKINDCLLEVCKNDGICIATDDGFRCQCRAGFDGLNCENNLDDCASNPCSNNAICHDEVNNFTCRCPPGYTGKDCNIDMDECQGKPCLNNGTCSDYINSFSCQCKDGFEGSLCEIDVDDCKNSPCLNKGICTDRVNDYTCECPFGFTGINCEIELDECSSNPCLHEGTCLDLLGRYECACIDGYTGGDCAYDRDDCLSSPCFNNGTCIDKLNGYLCECPDGFVGSRCEKDVIDCFEDVCLNGGICRDGINTYSCDCPSGFFGQHCEFEIDECDSFPCLFGGSCYDKVNGYVCICLNGFTGINCEENIDDCKLSPCLNNGTCIDEVANYSCYCPEGFAGRNCEILIDFCEEAICTNDGTCINSPKGFECECRKGYYGERCELVVDECWTQPCSNDATCVSNGRNFTCLCPGGFTGKICEVDIDECASSPCKNAAICTDVIDGFTCICKEGYNGTLCENDIDECKLNPCLNNGTCHNLTPGYKCNCGELIGGKNCDKELDLCESSPCRNGGNCSIDHSNRTFKCVCRPGFTGRQCEHDIDDCRGVSCFKNSYCIDLVNNYTCECLPSYTGDHCDILLRSNFDLIFKRKTPNDMVLLPDNNRIPNMARFTIAMFLKADSKVKSGTLFGYSVEEDTKEKIVLYYSASQLHMKVKEKIISADCALADDQWHFVGGVWNGETGVASLYLDGRELKKQYNILKGILMPGGGWMSLGKFYFASQKRADTSSFFSGTLHQVNLWSTAATADHMWLAAQNCSWPIPGSTRGWTDFLFGIKGAVEKKFKSDCKAIKTTTRGTSYHFARCESRNARYYCICEAGFTGDHCKINIDDCATNPCVHGRCIDGVNQYDCVCQHGHWGKHCERKLSIEKACPRIGSPFKGSKICKKAGGEALCTLECDEGNSFDLKATTRLTCGPDTKWKWNGKSKLKLPLCSTIISPGKISHRFSVLFYGIVCHRSPYPRGVIRAIQLVVRKSLSSIPGCSFADECKTYAVSSSACGDVINALKVQFSVSIQKSRSTLVATVEETSEAAKFQLEYDVSTGNFSIEIYGLSITADKSSLKHLSTTFTCLPGSVVGKDTESCVKCPVGTFHNQKTHECEPCGLNSYQDKEGQTSCLLYPGFGKK